One window of the Chryseobacterium camelliae genome contains the following:
- a CDS encoding recombinase family protein: MKIGYARVSTKDQNLDLQIEALEKAGCEKIYQEKISGTTKNRPELDKMIEHFREGDELYVWRLDRLGRSLKNIIDLVLSLNDKGIIIKGITDRVDTATANGRLFLNLMASLAEYERELIRERTNAGLQSARARGRLGGRPKGYTQETISKLLLLRNIYKDVTKRPEEIYKPFGLTRATFYRYAKILDNHTDEEIKKMAVRK; the protein is encoded by the coding sequence ATGAAAATAGGATATGCCCGGGTCTCGACTAAAGACCAAAATTTAGATTTACAAATTGAAGCGCTTGAAAAAGCAGGCTGCGAAAAAATTTACCAGGAGAAAATTTCCGGTACAACAAAAAATCGTCCGGAGCTTGATAAGATGATTGAACACTTTCGAGAAGGTGATGAACTTTATGTATGGAGACTGGACCGTTTAGGAAGAAGCTTAAAAAATATCATTGACCTTGTTCTAAGTTTAAATGATAAGGGTATTATTATAAAAGGTATAACTGATAGAGTAGATACTGCTACTGCAAATGGCCGACTCTTTTTAAATCTTATGGCATCACTTGCTGAATATGAACGGGAATTGATCCGGGAGAGAACCAATGCCGGTTTACAATCTGCCAGGGCAAGAGGTAGATTAGGAGGAAGACCAAAAGGGTATACTCAAGAAACAATTTCCAAACTTTTGCTTTTACGTAATATATATAAGGATGTAACGAAACGTCCGGAAGAAATTTATAAACCGTTTGGATTGACAAGGGCAACATTTTATAGGTATGCTAAAATTTTGGATAATCATACGGATGAAGAAATAAAGAAGATGGCAGTCAGAAAATAA
- a CDS encoding DUF6705 family protein, which produces MKNILNIIGLILSTYFTAQTVSLETMAQCIPGSCPTTTYVKDVNNLLDKYVGTWKGSLNGKNYEFNFIKRENFGFEDNLKRDRLIGRLKITNSNGIVEYDNFAKQDNKLDFYGMNFQKDLKVYLVYFSGGKIDCIDSGYTYLRIKPETPNNMSILFLPDTDIVTQDCTNFKTTIPTEKLINLIRQ; this is translated from the coding sequence ATGAAAAACATATTAAATATTATTGGCCTAATCCTATCTACTTACTTTACCGCACAAACAGTCTCACTTGAAACAATGGCTCAATGTATACCAGGAAGTTGCCCTACAACTACCTATGTGAAAGATGTTAATAATCTGCTGGATAAATATGTCGGAACCTGGAAAGGTTCACTTAATGGCAAAAACTACGAATTCAATTTTATTAAAAGAGAAAATTTCGGATTTGAAGATAACTTAAAAAGAGACAGATTAATAGGTAGACTAAAAATCACAAATTCCAATGGAATTGTTGAATATGATAATTTTGCTAAGCAAGATAATAAATTAGACTTTTATGGGATGAACTTTCAAAAGGACTTGAAAGTTTATTTAGTGTATTTTAGTGGAGGGAAAATTGATTGTATAGATTCTGGTTATACATATCTACGAATAAAGCCAGAGACCCCAAATAATATGAGTATATTATTTTTACCGGATACTGATATTGTTACTCAGGATTGCACAAACTTTAAAACTACAATTCCAACAGAAAAACTTATTAATTTAATAAGACAATAA
- a CDS encoding peptidoglycan-binding protein LysM, giving the protein MKNQIIIAASFLGAIVLGNHQVLAQGQATTSVNINLADVISMDIGSVASGGTVDFNYVNTTDYNSSKSVTVPNSLIIISSKNFDVKVKSEGANFVNGANVIPVDVLQVKAIAGGSLTGTLNEVTLSAADQVLVSNASPGAKQSLNIAYSIPAEKASKVLLGKPKGTYMQKITYTATAL; this is encoded by the coding sequence ATGAAAAATCAAATCATTATCGCTGCATCATTTCTGGGAGCCATCGTTTTAGGAAATCACCAGGTTCTGGCACAAGGTCAGGCTACTACCTCCGTCAACATTAATTTAGCAGATGTTATTTCAATGGATATTGGATCTGTTGCTTCAGGAGGTACTGTAGATTTTAATTATGTGAATACAACCGACTATAATTCTTCAAAAAGTGTGACGGTACCGAATAGTTTAATCATCATTTCATCCAAAAATTTCGATGTAAAAGTAAAATCTGAAGGCGCAAACTTTGTGAACGGCGCCAATGTCATTCCTGTAGATGTATTACAGGTAAAAGCCATAGCAGGCGGAAGTTTAACGGGAACCCTGAATGAGGTCACCTTATCTGCAGCCGATCAGGTCCTGGTCAGCAACGCAAGTCCGGGGGCAAAACAATCTTTAAATATCGCCTATTCTATTCCGGCAGAAAAAGCATCCAAGGTACTCCTGGGAAAACCTAAAGGAACGTACATGCAAAAAATAACGTATACTGCCACTGCATTATAA
- a CDS encoding peptidoglycan-binding protein LysM codes for MTKQIAIAALTITAFILGTNNAQAQNTTATTTVNITLNDVISIDAGSTAIGNTVDFNYATAADYNSDQTITKANSLKVTSTKNFNVKVKAGGASFVNGTNLIPVNVLTIKAATASGTMGGTKSAVVLSATDQTLVSNAPLGSALTLNLDYTIPAAKSSSSDILGKPAGTYTQTVTYTATAL; via the coding sequence ATGACAAAACAAATCGCCATCGCAGCCTTAACGATCACAGCTTTCATCTTAGGAACGAATAATGCCCAGGCTCAGAATACAACTGCCACCACTACGGTAAACATCACCCTGAATGATGTCATCTCTATCGATGCGGGAAGTACGGCCATCGGGAATACGGTAGACTTCAACTATGCTACTGCAGCGGATTATAACTCTGATCAGACGATTACCAAAGCCAACTCTTTAAAAGTAACTTCAACGAAGAACTTTAATGTTAAGGTAAAGGCAGGAGGGGCAAGCTTCGTTAATGGAACCAACCTGATCCCTGTCAATGTCCTGACCATCAAAGCCGCTACCGCTTCCGGAACTATGGGCGGAACAAAAAGTGCTGTGGTTTTATCTGCAACGGATCAGACTTTAGTCTCCAACGCTCCGCTGGGAAGCGCCTTAACCCTGAACCTGGACTACACGATTCCAGCGGCGAAATCATCATCTTCCGATATCTTAGGTAAACCGGCCGGAACATATACACAAACCGTAACGTATACTGCAACAGCTTTATAA
- a CDS encoding peptidoglycan-binding protein LysM yields MTKQIAIAALTIGAFILGTNNAQAQNMTATTTVNITLNDVISIDAGSTAIGNIVAFNYATAADYNSDQTVTKANSLKVTSTKNFNVKVKAGGASFVNGTNLIPVNVLTIKAAAAAGTMGGTKSAVILSATDQTLVSNAPLGSALTLNLDYTIPATKSSSSDILGKPAGTYTQTVTYTATAL; encoded by the coding sequence ATGACAAAACAAATCGCCATTGCAGCCTTAACTATCGGAGCTTTCATCTTAGGAACCAACAATGCCCAGGCACAAAATATGACTGCAACCACCACCGTAAATATTACCCTGAACGATGTCATCTCAATCGACGCGGGAAGTACGGCTATCGGGAATATCGTTGCCTTCAACTATGCCACTGCAGCGGATTATAACTCTGATCAAACGGTCACCAAAGCCAACTCTTTGAAAGTGACTTCAACCAAGAATTTTAATGTTAAAGTAAAGGCAGGAGGCGCAAGCTTCGTTAATGGAACCAACCTGATCCCTGTTAATGTTTTGACCATCAAAGCCGCTGCTGCTGCCGGAACCATGGGCGGAACAAAAAGCGCTGTAATTTTATCTGCGACAGATCAGACTTTAGTCTCCAATGCTCCGCTGGGAAGCGCACTGACCCTGAACCTGGACTATACCATTCCAGCCACAAAGTCATCATCTTCTGATATCTTAGGTAAACCGGCCGGAACGTATACGCAAACCGTAACGTATACCGCAACAGCTTTATAA
- a CDS encoding peptidoglycan-binding protein LysM encodes MKKQIVIAALTFGAIILGTNNAQAQNTTATTTVNITLNDVISIDAGSTAIGNTVDFNYATAADYNSDQTITKANSLKVTSTKNFNVKVKAGGASFVNGTNLIPVNVLTIKAASASGTMGGTKSAVVLSAMDQTLVSNAPLGSALTLNLDYTIPAAKSSSSDILGKPAGTYTQTVTYTATAL; translated from the coding sequence ATGAAAAAACAAATCGTAATCGCAGCCTTAACTTTTGGAGCCATCATCTTAGGAACGAATAATGCCCAGGCTCAGAATACTACTGCCACCACTACGGTAAACATCACCCTGAACGATGTCATCTCTATCGATGCAGGAAGTACGGCCATCGGGAATACGGTTGACTTCAATTATGCTACCGCAGCAGACTACAACTCTGATCAGACGATTACCAAAGCCAACTCTTTAAAAGTGACTTCAACGAAGAACTTTAATGTTAAAGTAAAAGCAGGAGGAGCAAGCTTTGTCAACGGAACCAACCTGATCCCTGTCAATGTTCTGACCATCAAAGCCGCTTCTGCTTCCGGAACTATGGGCGGAACAAAAAGCGCTGTGGTTTTATCTGCAATGGATCAGACTTTAGTCTCCAACGCTCCGCTGGGAAGCGCCTTAACCCTGAACCTGGACTACACGATTCCAGCCGCAAAATCATCATCTTCTGACATCTTAGGTAAACCGGCCGGAACGTATACACAAACCGTAACCTATACCGCAACGGCTTTATAA
- a CDS encoding Fn3-like domain-containing protein, with amino-acid sequence MRTFIHLFILFILAGSSTVLAQSISMSPTRLFFTGNPGEKVTQTVTLQNSSDKDYVFNLNYKDWAREEDGNKVYLDAGSSKTSNASWISTLENTVTVPARSTKEIAVTMQIPANASQSAVTNSMLFFTQLPQQADQARIQNGIGIITLFEVGLHIFYTPTGNRVKSLDITNIAEVSSGNTANKKVAVSIHNDGNTINDASVAFELTDTDSGKEIKLPAISISMLPDTQQTVQFSLPENISGNFLGVAIIKMAESNDVRVGEKNFKF; translated from the coding sequence ATGCGCACATTCATCCACCTTTTCATTCTCTTTATCCTTGCAGGATCTTCCACAGTTCTGGCACAAAGCATCTCTATGTCGCCTACCCGCCTGTTCTTTACCGGTAACCCGGGAGAAAAAGTAACACAGACCGTTACGCTCCAAAACAGCTCGGATAAGGATTATGTTTTTAATCTGAACTATAAAGATTGGGCCAGAGAAGAAGACGGAAATAAGGTTTACCTTGATGCAGGCAGTTCGAAAACCTCCAATGCTTCCTGGATATCCACCTTAGAAAACACGGTAACAGTTCCTGCGAGAAGTACCAAGGAGATTGCAGTAACCATGCAGATCCCGGCCAACGCATCCCAATCTGCCGTTACGAACAGCATGCTGTTTTTCACCCAGCTTCCTCAGCAGGCAGATCAGGCACGTATTCAGAACGGTATTGGTATCATCACCTTATTTGAGGTGGGGCTCCACATCTTTTATACTCCGACGGGGAACCGTGTAAAAAGCCTGGATATCACCAATATTGCAGAGGTAAGCAGTGGGAATACAGCAAACAAGAAAGTCGCGGTAAGCATCCATAATGACGGGAACACCATCAATGATGCCAGCGTTGCGTTTGAACTTACTGATACAGACAGTGGTAAGGAAATAAAATTACCTGCCATTTCCATTTCCATGCTTCCGGATACCCAGCAGACCGTTCAGTTTTCTTTACCGGAGAACATTTCAGGGAACTTCCTCGGGGTGGCGATTATCAAAATGGCAGAATCCAATGATGTACGCGTAGGCGAAAAAAACTTTAAATTTTAA
- a CDS encoding sensor histidine kinase, with the protein MNELQLKIERLENEINFKNGLISILSHDPKELFGNFLWLIEALEEKTISEEDFFKLLPQIKSDARKNLQTVQDSIAWLKTQYGEFKVKPVTIMVTDLFHQLEENYSTRLKEKNITFHYKGDHNAFLITDPLLLKYVSEKIFDNAVKYSLPGQDIYLNSITEGDQVILSITDSGTGMSEKYISGIYTYDNPIFLGTAGEKGTGLSLKIVKNFISLMRGSIEIISSESNGTTVSLFLPKLNE; encoded by the coding sequence ATGAACGAACTACAATTAAAAATCGAAAGACTGGAAAACGAAATCAATTTTAAGAACGGATTGATCTCGATATTATCTCATGACCCAAAAGAACTGTTTGGAAATTTTCTTTGGCTTATAGAAGCGCTGGAAGAAAAGACGATCAGTGAGGAAGATTTTTTTAAGTTGCTGCCGCAGATCAAAAGCGATGCCCGGAAGAATCTGCAAACGGTGCAGGACAGCATTGCCTGGCTAAAAACACAGTACGGGGAGTTTAAGGTTAAACCTGTTACCATCATGGTGACGGATCTTTTTCACCAGCTGGAAGAAAACTATTCCACAAGATTAAAAGAAAAAAATATTACATTTCACTATAAAGGAGATCACAACGCATTTCTTATCACTGACCCACTGTTGCTCAAGTATGTATCGGAAAAAATCTTTGATAATGCGGTAAAATACTCCCTGCCGGGACAAGACATTTATTTAAACAGCATTACAGAAGGTGATCAGGTCATCCTTTCTATAACTGATTCCGGAACGGGAATGAGTGAAAAGTACATCTCTGGGATCTACACTTATGATAACCCCATCTTTCTGGGAACTGCAGGCGAGAAGGGAACTGGATTAAGTTTGAAAATTGTCAAAAATTTTATCTCCCTGATGCGCGGAAGCATCGAAATCATTTCGTCTGAAAGTAACGGCACAACCGTTTCTCTATTTTTACCTAAATTGAATGAATGA
- a CDS encoding response regulator transcription factor, with protein MKDLKLNVRIVVADDHGIVRMGLIQTIRRLMPDAVISEVEDYKSLYKLILNEELHLAILDVNMPNGTVQEAIDYIKIHQPELKILIFSSQDEELYAMRYLKMGAGGYLSKQSSSEVVEAALTAMLSKGRYISDQVKEAILSESLTGAAKNSPFEALSDRELQIANKLAEGLPLKEISNQLNLHSSTISTYKNRLFEKLKIRSVPELVEILRMYNQ; from the coding sequence ATGAAGGATTTGAAATTAAATGTTCGTATTGTAGTAGCAGATGATCATGGTATTGTACGCATGGGGTTGATCCAAACGATCAGACGGCTCATGCCCGATGCCGTCATCTCAGAAGTAGAGGATTATAAATCCCTGTATAAACTCATCCTGAATGAAGAACTGCATCTGGCCATTCTGGATGTGAATATGCCTAATGGTACTGTGCAGGAAGCCATAGATTACATAAAAATTCATCAGCCTGAATTAAAAATCCTGATCTTTTCTTCACAGGATGAAGAGCTGTATGCAATGCGATACCTGAAAATGGGCGCTGGCGGCTATCTGAGCAAGCAGAGCTCCAGTGAAGTAGTTGAGGCTGCTTTAACGGCGATGCTCAGCAAGGGCCGGTATATCAGCGATCAGGTGAAAGAAGCGATCCTTTCGGAATCATTAACCGGCGCGGCAAAAAACTCTCCCTTTGAAGCACTATCAGACCGCGAACTGCAAATTGCCAATAAGCTTGCAGAAGGTCTTCCCCTTAAAGAAATTTCCAATCAGCTCAATCTGCATTCATCGACGATCAGCACGTATAAAAACCGGCTGTTTGAGAAGCTGAAGATACGGTCCGTACCCGAATTGGTGGAAATTCTCAGGATGTATAATCAGTAA
- a CDS encoding response regulator yields the protein MPKKIIRNLQIGVLISLILLIASSAASYISIRKQMENRESFLKSKESISLVKDVLNTLLDAETGNRGYQLTGRNNFLEPFDEGRNEYPLLVSNINRLNLNDKHQVTILNELLRTSEMMMKGYVLLIENRKKGIVITPDKLVQDKEAMDKCRQLVQKFVKYEEAQLAIKNKYLNRSSNWTVLFIIFSAVAAIVTTVFVYIQLKSDLIRRDKLEKDLSYTKEMLEETSSVAQVGGWEANRETGKLFWSQCTREIHKVKHNFQPTFENALEFYQGKSGEKIKDLFNNAIQQGIAFDEELQLLRNDGVAIWVRIKGIPEFEGGTCKRVFGTIQDIDALKKMFLEVTRKEAIMQSFATDVPVPLAMFDKDLNYVAVSSRWREEFSMNNVDLIGHNLLTISPNIPEERKEIYKNALLGKTYVNGDFPLKVEGKEEIQHYDLKVGPWYLAKDEVGGIIISVQNITQAVKINEELKNAKETADIASKAKSEFLANMSHEIRTPLNGVIGFSDLLLRTPLNEIQTQYLNYINESGENLLNIINDILDFSKIESGKLELLIEPYDVYDMVSQVINVILYQSQKKNIELLLNIEPGLPKTLFLDGARLKQILINLLGNAVKFTKEGEIELKVEKLNIDDQNIKLRFSVRDTGIGIPQDKQKYIFNAFTQENSSISKQYGGTGLGLTISNNILGYMRSHLSLISTPEKGSVFFFDIEVPYETSEIKDDNKLLSIKRVLIVDDNEANRIILKHMLAFKNVESVLAASGTEALEMLLKGERFDVILMDYHMPMISGLDTIDKIKELFSQRNEVSPLVILHTSSEEHDVINSFRKEDNSYFLMKPIKSEELYKTLNRVEKNNFKDESVVKDTAADKGSDFQEMDVLLVDDNPVNMVLNNRMMKAISSRFDLTEAVNGLEALEQCRIKQFSIILMDVQMPVMDGMEATKQIRLLPGYETVPIIGVTAGNVLGEKEKCLASGMDDFLPKPLKQNDLEAMLKKYFPVTGQSVGTTHTDVLDQYIDMDMLNEQIGDDAEFRNLFLNLVVQQLDQAVQDIKIAQDADNGSDMGVILHKLKGTAGTAGLFRLAECARDWEIKLSKNSDFTSLYGEISEEIRVGSEIIKGLIH from the coding sequence ATGCCGAAAAAAATTATAAGAAATCTTCAGATAGGAGTATTAATTTCTTTGATACTGCTGATTGCCAGTTCTGCAGCATCTTATATCAGCATACGGAAGCAGATGGAGAACAGGGAAAGCTTCTTAAAAAGCAAGGAATCTATAAGTTTGGTAAAGGATGTCTTAAATACCCTGTTAGATGCCGAAACAGGCAATCGCGGATATCAGCTTACGGGCCGGAACAATTTTCTTGAACCTTTTGATGAAGGGAGGAATGAATATCCGCTGCTGGTTTCTAACATCAACAGACTTAATCTCAACGATAAACATCAGGTTACCATCCTGAATGAACTGCTTCGTACTTCAGAAATGATGATGAAAGGGTATGTCCTGCTTATTGAGAATCGTAAAAAGGGAATAGTAATAACCCCGGATAAACTTGTGCAAGACAAGGAAGCTATGGACAAATGCCGCCAGCTGGTTCAGAAATTTGTAAAATACGAGGAGGCTCAGCTTGCCATAAAAAATAAATATCTGAACAGGTCTTCCAACTGGACTGTTTTATTCATCATCTTTTCTGCCGTTGCAGCTATTGTTACCACCGTTTTTGTGTATATACAACTGAAATCTGATCTTATCCGGCGTGATAAGCTGGAAAAAGATCTGTCCTACACTAAGGAAATGCTTGAGGAAACAAGTTCGGTAGCCCAGGTGGGAGGTTGGGAAGCCAATAGGGAGACCGGAAAGCTCTTCTGGTCTCAGTGTACAAGAGAAATTCATAAAGTAAAACATAATTTCCAGCCCACTTTTGAAAATGCCCTTGAATTTTACCAGGGAAAAAGCGGAGAGAAAATAAAAGATCTCTTTAACAATGCAATACAGCAAGGAATTGCTTTTGACGAGGAGCTTCAGCTTTTGCGTAATGACGGCGTTGCGATCTGGGTAAGAATAAAAGGTATTCCCGAATTTGAAGGGGGCACCTGCAAAAGGGTCTTCGGAACCATTCAGGATATTGATGCCTTAAAAAAAATGTTTCTGGAAGTGACCCGGAAGGAGGCTATCATGCAGTCCTTTGCCACTGATGTTCCTGTTCCTCTGGCCATGTTTGATAAGGACCTTAACTATGTTGCGGTAAGCAGCCGATGGAGAGAGGAATTTAGTATGAATAATGTAGATCTTATCGGTCACAATCTTTTAACGATATCTCCCAATATTCCCGAAGAGAGAAAAGAGATTTACAAGAATGCGCTGCTGGGAAAAACGTACGTCAACGGCGACTTTCCGCTAAAAGTTGAAGGAAAAGAAGAAATTCAGCATTATGATCTTAAAGTCGGACCCTGGTACCTTGCAAAAGATGAAGTAGGCGGCATCATTATTTCCGTACAGAATATTACCCAGGCAGTAAAAATCAATGAGGAACTGAAAAATGCCAAGGAAACTGCAGACATAGCCAGCAAAGCAAAATCTGAATTTCTGGCCAATATGAGCCATGAGATCAGGACACCTTTAAATGGGGTTATCGGTTTTTCAGACCTCCTTCTCAGGACACCGCTGAATGAAATACAGACTCAATATCTGAATTACATCAATGAATCCGGGGAAAACCTGCTTAACATCATCAATGATATTCTTGATTTCTCTAAGATAGAATCAGGCAAGCTGGAACTGCTGATAGAACCTTACGATGTCTACGACATGGTAAGCCAGGTAATCAATGTGATTCTTTACCAGTCGCAGAAAAAGAATATTGAGCTGCTCCTTAATATCGAGCCGGGACTCCCGAAAACTTTATTTCTGGATGGAGCCAGGCTGAAGCAGATCCTGATCAACCTTCTCGGCAATGCGGTTAAATTCACAAAAGAAGGTGAAATTGAACTGAAGGTTGAAAAGTTGAACATTGACGATCAGAATATCAAATTACGTTTTTCAGTAAGAGATACAGGAATAGGAATCCCGCAGGATAAACAAAAGTATATCTTTAATGCTTTTACGCAGGAAAACAGTTCGATCAGTAAGCAATATGGAGGAACAGGCCTTGGACTCACCATATCAAACAATATTCTCGGGTATATGCGGAGCCATCTTTCCTTAATCAGTACTCCGGAAAAAGGGTCCGTATTTTTCTTTGATATAGAGGTTCCGTATGAGACATCCGAAATAAAAGACGATAACAAACTTCTTTCGATAAAACGGGTGCTTATTGTTGACGATAATGAAGCAAACAGAATCATCCTGAAGCATATGCTTGCCTTTAAAAATGTAGAATCCGTACTTGCAGCCAGTGGTACGGAAGCCCTGGAGATGCTACTGAAAGGGGAACGTTTTGATGTCATACTGATGGATTACCATATGCCGATGATCTCAGGCCTGGATACTATAGATAAAATCAAAGAGCTGTTTAGCCAGCGCAACGAGGTTTCACCTCTGGTCATTCTCCATACTTCTTCCGAAGAGCACGATGTCATCAATTCCTTCCGGAAAGAAGATAATTCTTATTTCCTGATGAAACCTATCAAATCCGAAGAACTGTACAAAACGCTCAATCGTGTGGAGAAGAATAATTTTAAAGATGAATCTGTTGTAAAAGATACAGCGGCAGACAAGGGATCTGATTTTCAGGAAATGGATGTATTGCTCGTGGATGATAACCCGGTCAATATGGTCCTGAACAACAGGATGATGAAAGCAATTTCATCCCGTTTTGATCTTACAGAAGCGGTAAACGGACTTGAAGCCCTGGAGCAGTGCAGGATAAAACAATTTTCCATTATCCTGATGGATGTGCAGATGCCGGTAATGGACGGTATGGAAGCGACAAAACAGATCCGCCTGTTACCGGGATATGAAACCGTTCCGATTATAGGGGTTACGGCCGGAAATGTACTGGGCGAAAAAGAAAAATGCCTGGCCAGCGGGATGGATGACTTCCTCCCAAAACCTTTAAAACAAAATGATCTGGAAGCGATGCTGAAAAAATATTTTCCTGTCACTGGTCAGTCTGTTGGTACTACCCATACGGATGTTCTGGATCAATACATTGATATGGATATGCTCAATGAACAAATAGGCGATGATGCAGAATTTCGGAATCTGTTTCTGAACCTCGTTGTTCAGCAGCTGGATCAGGCAGTGCAAGACATTAAAATTGCGCAGGATGCTGACAACGGATCAGATATGGGGGTGATCCTTCATAAGCTGAAGGGGACGGCAGGAACGGCAGGACTTTTCAGACTGGCGGAATGTGCCAGGGATTGGGAAATAAAATTAAGTAAGAATTCTGATTTTACATCGCTTTACGGGGAAATAAGTGAAGAAATAAGAGTAGGATCAGAAATAATTAAAGGTTTAATACACTAA